The following are encoded in a window of Acipenser ruthenus chromosome 26, fAciRut3.2 maternal haplotype, whole genome shotgun sequence genomic DNA:
- the LOC117430196 gene encoding general transcription factor II-I repeat domain-containing protein 1-like isoform X1 → MAQPRKQCEGIRTIPRAEPRVPNFTGKQEIFSSLVSALDSVCTALSKLNAEVACVTVHEESVYTVGTEKGRVFLNSRKDIQTDFQKFCRPPCLPVSPLPVKPPDNEVPKPAKECSRGAPRAPAEPQTDIFALRKMVEEVFSVLYSEAVGKSSLVPVPYERVLKEPGSLGVLGLPEGVSLRKPSEYDAKTLMKILEQSNRLRFVVKRSHEEPPPRDSKPSSDLNRTSPGNKCLHNHTAKPSNQEMPSSSAMLSSFLYGIPLPAEAKQELPPPTSLPGSLGKELQSSWAQAGESTRSANDCTDNGDRLGIPGEFGQTSQGVHISKRLLFSMVHEKTDKLDPFIMETEDINTLRECVQILFNSRYAEALGLDHMVPVPYRKIACDPEAVEIIGIPDKIPFKRPCTYGVPKLKRILEERHAIRFVVKRMFDERIFTVYKAGGKASKEAGLQDASSPSEDISAETALDLAVNTHNSRCTSSCVSPTQDCEAEAWREAGPVKKIKSEPVDEDIIQVTVPDVSVSSEEVSESGPDPITLETSHVSEQNTVSDEGTGGDCTPPVTQRTTEEDLGEMILHLRKQVESLFNAKYAEALGLPEPTRVPYSKFQTYPEDLSVTGLPDGMAFRRPNCFGISKLRKILSASDHVRFHIKRPELLTEGLKLNAHQPPSNPGVELHSKDSGIDELQAAAKRPGYSDSLEAKLSRIDLANTLREQVQDLFNRKYGEALGIKYPVQVPYKRIKSNPGSVIIEGLPPGIPFRKPCTFGSQNLERILSVADKIHFTITRPFQGLIPKPAPRRITLLKKAYASISEDEEVNRMGEKVILREQVKELFNERYGEALGLDRPVLVPYKLIRGSPDSIEVSGLPEEIPFRNPNTYDITRLEKILQHKEQVKMLIKSQLQPFAEICTQAPKTAKEGSAHKHKRKRLPDGGNVPASSGVESSTAANQIPVMQWPMYMLDYSGVNAQVPGQVKY, encoded by the exons ATGGCGCAACCCAGGAAGCAATGTGAAGGAATCCGGACCATTCCCAGAGCTGAGCCGCGTGTCCCCAATTTTACTGGAAAACAGGAGATCTTCTCCAGCCTAGTGTCTGCCTTAGACTCAGTG TGCACTGCGCTCTCCAAGCTCAATGCAGAGGTGGCCTGTGTGACAGTGCATGAGGAGAGTGTGTATACGGTTGGGACTGAAAAAGGCAGAGTCTTCCTCAACTCCAGAAAGGACATACAGACAGACTTTCAGAAATTCTGCA GGcccccctgtctgcctgtctcacCTTTGCCAGTTAAACCCCCGGACAATGAGGTGCCAAAGCCTGCCAAGGAGTGCAGTCGTGGGGCACCACGCGCCCCCGCTGAACCCCAAACAGACATCTTCGCTCTGAGGAAAATGGTGGAGGAAGTTTTCAGCGTGCTTTACA GTGAGGCTGTGGGGAAGAGCAGCCTGGTGCCTGTGCCTTACGAGCGGGTGCTGAAGGAGCCTGGCTCGCTGGGGGTCCTCGGCCTGCCGGAGGGGGTATCGTTGAGGAAGCCCTCCGAGTACGACGCCAAAACCTTAATGAAGATCCTGGAGCAAAGCAACCGCCTCCGCTTCGTCGTCAAGAG gtcTCATGAGGAGCCGCCCCCTCGCGATTCGAAGCCATCCTCGGATCTGAACCGCACCTCGCCTGGCAACAAGTGCCTGCACAACCACACTGCCAAACCATCCAATCAGGAGATGCCCTCCAGCAGCGCCATGCTCTCCAGCTTCCTGTATGGGATCCCACTTCCTGCCGAGGCCAAGCAAGAGCTGCCgccccccacctccctccctgGATCTCTGGGGAAGGAGCTCCAGAGCAGCTGGGCCCAGGCAGGGGAGAGCACCAGGTCTGCCAACGACTGCACCGACAACG GTGACAGATTGGGGATCCCAGGGGAGTTTGGCCAGACCTCCCAGGGAGTGCACATCTCCAAGCGACTCCTGTTCTCCATGGTGCACGAGAAAACAG ATAAATTGGACCCGTTTATCATGGAAACGGAGGATATTAACACTCTACGGGAATGTGTGCAGATACTATTCAACAGCAGATACG CAGAGGCTCTTGGGTTGGATCACATGGTCCCCGTGCCGTACAGGAAGATAGCGTGCGACCCTGAGGCAGTGGAGATCATCGGCATCCCTGACAAAATCCCCTTCAAGCGGCCCTGCACCTACGGGGTCCCCAAACTCAAACGCATCCTGGAGGAGAGGCACGCAATCCGCTTCGTTGTGAAACG AATGTTCGATGAACGGATTTTTACAG TTTATAAAGCAGGGGGCAAGGCTTCGAAGGAGGCAGGGCTGCAGGATGCTAGCTCTCCCTCGGAAGACATCTCTGCAGAGACTGCGCTTGACCTGgctgtgaacacacacaatagcaG ATGTACCAGTTCCTGTGTCAGTCCTACACAAGACTGTGAAGCAG AGGCGTGGAGAGAAGCAGGCCCTGTAAAGAAGATTAAATCGGAGCCTGTGGATGAAGACATCATTCAGGTCACAGTCCCTG ACGTGTCCGTCTCTTCTGAAGAAGTGAGCGAGTCTGGGCCTGACCCCATTACTCTGGAGACCAGCCATGTTTCAGAGCAGAACACAG TTTCAGATGAAGGAACAGGAGGTGATTGCACACCCCCAGTTACACAGAGGACTACTGAAG AGGACCTGGGAGAGATGATTCTGCACCTAAGGAAGCAGGTGGAAAGCCTTTTTAATGCCAAGTATG CGGAGGCCCTGGGTCTCCCTGAGCCCACCCGGGTTCCCTACTCCAAGTTCCAGACGTACCCCGAGGACCTGTCTGTGACGGGCCTCCCCGATGGCATGGCATTCCGCCGGCCCAACTGCTTCGGCATCTCCAAGCTGCGCAAGATCCTGTCCGCCAGCGACCACGTGCGATTCCACATCAAGCG ACCAGAGCTGCTAACTGAAGGCTTGAAGCTTAATGCTCATCAACCCCCCAGCAACCCAG GTGTGGAACTGCACTCCAAGGACTCTGGAATAGATGAATTACAAGCTGCAGCAAAGAGACCTGGGTACTCAG ACAGTTTGGAAGCGAAGCTCTCCAGGATCGACTTGGCCAACACTCTGAGAGAGCAGGTGCAGGATCTCTTCAACAGGAAGTACG GTGAGGCTCTGGGTATTAAGTACCCGGTTCAGGTCCCCTACAAGCGGATAAAGAGTAACCCGGGCTCAGTGATCATCGAGGGCCTGCCCCCTGggatccccttcaggaaaccctgTACCTTCGGCTCCCAGAACCTGGAGAGAATCCTGTCTGTCGCTGACAAGATCCACTTCACCATCACCAG GCCTTTCCAAGGACTTATCCCAAAACCTG CTCCGAGGAGAATCACCTTGTTAAAAAAGGCCTACGCTTCCATAAGTG AAGATGAAGAGGTGAACCGGATGGGAGAGAAGGTGATTCTGCGTGAGCAGGTGAAGGAGCTCTTCAATGAAAGATATG GTGAGGCTCTAGGACTGGACCGGCCAGTCTTGGTTCCCTACAAGCTGATCCGGGGCAGTCCTGACTCCATTGAGGTTTCAGGACTGCCAGAGGAGATCCCCTTCCGGAACCCCAACACCTATGACATCACCCGTCTGGAGAAGATCCTGCAACACAAGGAGCAGGTCAAGATGCTCATCAAGAGCCAGCTACA GCCTTTTGCAGAAATTTGCACACAAGCACCCAAAACAG CGAAAGAAGGCTCTGCCCACAAGCATAAACGGAAGAGGCTTCCAGATGGAGGCAATGTGCCCGCCTCCTCGGGGGTGGAGTCAAGCACAGCAGCCAATCAGATTCCTGTGATG CAGTGGCCCATGTATATGTTGGACTACAGTGGAGTGAATGCCCAGGTGCCTGGGCAAGTGAAATACTAG
- the LOC117430196 gene encoding general transcription factor II-I repeat domain-containing protein 1-like isoform X2 yields the protein MAQPRKQCEGIRTIPRAEPRVPNFTGKQEIFSSLVSALDSVCTALSKLNAEVACVTVHEESVYTVGTEKGRVFLNSRKDIQTDFQKFCRPPCLPVSPLPVKPPDNEVPKPAKECSRGAPRAPAEPQTDIFALRKMVEEVFSVLYSEAVGKSSLVPVPYERVLKEPGSLGVLGLPEGVSLRKPSEYDAKTLMKILEQSNRLRFVVKRSHEEPPPRDSKPSSDLNRTSPGNKCLHNHTAKPSNQEMPSSSAMLSSFLYGIPLPAEAKQELPPPTSLPGSLGKELQSSWAQAGESTRSANDCTDNGDRLGIPGEFGQTSQGVHISKRLLFSMVHEKTDKLDPFIMETEDINTLRECVQILFNSRYAEALGLDHMVPVPYRKIACDPEAVEIIGIPDKIPFKRPCTYGVPKLKRILEERHAIRFVVKRMFDERIFTAGGKASKEAGLQDASSPSEDISAETALDLAVNTHNSRCTSSCVSPTQDCEAEAWREAGPVKKIKSEPVDEDIIQVTVPDVSVSSEEVSESGPDPITLETSHVSEQNTVSDEGTGGDCTPPVTQRTTEEDLGEMILHLRKQVESLFNAKYAEALGLPEPTRVPYSKFQTYPEDLSVTGLPDGMAFRRPNCFGISKLRKILSASDHVRFHIKRPELLTEGLKLNAHQPPSNPGVELHSKDSGIDELQAAAKRPGYSDSLEAKLSRIDLANTLREQVQDLFNRKYGEALGIKYPVQVPYKRIKSNPGSVIIEGLPPGIPFRKPCTFGSQNLERILSVADKIHFTITRPFQGLIPKPAPRRITLLKKAYASISEDEEVNRMGEKVILREQVKELFNERYGEALGLDRPVLVPYKLIRGSPDSIEVSGLPEEIPFRNPNTYDITRLEKILQHKEQVKMLIKSQLQPFAEICTQAPKTAKEGSAHKHKRKRLPDGGNVPASSGVESSTAANQIPVMQWPMYMLDYSGVNAQVPGQVKY from the exons ATGGCGCAACCCAGGAAGCAATGTGAAGGAATCCGGACCATTCCCAGAGCTGAGCCGCGTGTCCCCAATTTTACTGGAAAACAGGAGATCTTCTCCAGCCTAGTGTCTGCCTTAGACTCAGTG TGCACTGCGCTCTCCAAGCTCAATGCAGAGGTGGCCTGTGTGACAGTGCATGAGGAGAGTGTGTATACGGTTGGGACTGAAAAAGGCAGAGTCTTCCTCAACTCCAGAAAGGACATACAGACAGACTTTCAGAAATTCTGCA GGcccccctgtctgcctgtctcacCTTTGCCAGTTAAACCCCCGGACAATGAGGTGCCAAAGCCTGCCAAGGAGTGCAGTCGTGGGGCACCACGCGCCCCCGCTGAACCCCAAACAGACATCTTCGCTCTGAGGAAAATGGTGGAGGAAGTTTTCAGCGTGCTTTACA GTGAGGCTGTGGGGAAGAGCAGCCTGGTGCCTGTGCCTTACGAGCGGGTGCTGAAGGAGCCTGGCTCGCTGGGGGTCCTCGGCCTGCCGGAGGGGGTATCGTTGAGGAAGCCCTCCGAGTACGACGCCAAAACCTTAATGAAGATCCTGGAGCAAAGCAACCGCCTCCGCTTCGTCGTCAAGAG gtcTCATGAGGAGCCGCCCCCTCGCGATTCGAAGCCATCCTCGGATCTGAACCGCACCTCGCCTGGCAACAAGTGCCTGCACAACCACACTGCCAAACCATCCAATCAGGAGATGCCCTCCAGCAGCGCCATGCTCTCCAGCTTCCTGTATGGGATCCCACTTCCTGCCGAGGCCAAGCAAGAGCTGCCgccccccacctccctccctgGATCTCTGGGGAAGGAGCTCCAGAGCAGCTGGGCCCAGGCAGGGGAGAGCACCAGGTCTGCCAACGACTGCACCGACAACG GTGACAGATTGGGGATCCCAGGGGAGTTTGGCCAGACCTCCCAGGGAGTGCACATCTCCAAGCGACTCCTGTTCTCCATGGTGCACGAGAAAACAG ATAAATTGGACCCGTTTATCATGGAAACGGAGGATATTAACACTCTACGGGAATGTGTGCAGATACTATTCAACAGCAGATACG CAGAGGCTCTTGGGTTGGATCACATGGTCCCCGTGCCGTACAGGAAGATAGCGTGCGACCCTGAGGCAGTGGAGATCATCGGCATCCCTGACAAAATCCCCTTCAAGCGGCCCTGCACCTACGGGGTCCCCAAACTCAAACGCATCCTGGAGGAGAGGCACGCAATCCGCTTCGTTGTGAAACG AATGTTCGATGAACGGATTTTTACAG CAGGGGGCAAGGCTTCGAAGGAGGCAGGGCTGCAGGATGCTAGCTCTCCCTCGGAAGACATCTCTGCAGAGACTGCGCTTGACCTGgctgtgaacacacacaatagcaG ATGTACCAGTTCCTGTGTCAGTCCTACACAAGACTGTGAAGCAG AGGCGTGGAGAGAAGCAGGCCCTGTAAAGAAGATTAAATCGGAGCCTGTGGATGAAGACATCATTCAGGTCACAGTCCCTG ACGTGTCCGTCTCTTCTGAAGAAGTGAGCGAGTCTGGGCCTGACCCCATTACTCTGGAGACCAGCCATGTTTCAGAGCAGAACACAG TTTCAGATGAAGGAACAGGAGGTGATTGCACACCCCCAGTTACACAGAGGACTACTGAAG AGGACCTGGGAGAGATGATTCTGCACCTAAGGAAGCAGGTGGAAAGCCTTTTTAATGCCAAGTATG CGGAGGCCCTGGGTCTCCCTGAGCCCACCCGGGTTCCCTACTCCAAGTTCCAGACGTACCCCGAGGACCTGTCTGTGACGGGCCTCCCCGATGGCATGGCATTCCGCCGGCCCAACTGCTTCGGCATCTCCAAGCTGCGCAAGATCCTGTCCGCCAGCGACCACGTGCGATTCCACATCAAGCG ACCAGAGCTGCTAACTGAAGGCTTGAAGCTTAATGCTCATCAACCCCCCAGCAACCCAG GTGTGGAACTGCACTCCAAGGACTCTGGAATAGATGAATTACAAGCTGCAGCAAAGAGACCTGGGTACTCAG ACAGTTTGGAAGCGAAGCTCTCCAGGATCGACTTGGCCAACACTCTGAGAGAGCAGGTGCAGGATCTCTTCAACAGGAAGTACG GTGAGGCTCTGGGTATTAAGTACCCGGTTCAGGTCCCCTACAAGCGGATAAAGAGTAACCCGGGCTCAGTGATCATCGAGGGCCTGCCCCCTGggatccccttcaggaaaccctgTACCTTCGGCTCCCAGAACCTGGAGAGAATCCTGTCTGTCGCTGACAAGATCCACTTCACCATCACCAG GCCTTTCCAAGGACTTATCCCAAAACCTG CTCCGAGGAGAATCACCTTGTTAAAAAAGGCCTACGCTTCCATAAGTG AAGATGAAGAGGTGAACCGGATGGGAGAGAAGGTGATTCTGCGTGAGCAGGTGAAGGAGCTCTTCAATGAAAGATATG GTGAGGCTCTAGGACTGGACCGGCCAGTCTTGGTTCCCTACAAGCTGATCCGGGGCAGTCCTGACTCCATTGAGGTTTCAGGACTGCCAGAGGAGATCCCCTTCCGGAACCCCAACACCTATGACATCACCCGTCTGGAGAAGATCCTGCAACACAAGGAGCAGGTCAAGATGCTCATCAAGAGCCAGCTACA GCCTTTTGCAGAAATTTGCACACAAGCACCCAAAACAG CGAAAGAAGGCTCTGCCCACAAGCATAAACGGAAGAGGCTTCCAGATGGAGGCAATGTGCCCGCCTCCTCGGGGGTGGAGTCAAGCACAGCAGCCAATCAGATTCCTGTGATG CAGTGGCCCATGTATATGTTGGACTACAGTGGAGTGAATGCCCAGGTGCCTGGGCAAGTGAAATACTAG